In one window of Streptomyces sp. NBC_01224 DNA:
- a CDS encoding cation diffusion facilitator family transporter produces the protein MSASGGTKAIVAALGANLAIAVAKFVAFLFSGSSSMLAESVHSLADSGNQGLLLLGGKKAQREATPQHPFGYGRERYIYAFLVSIVLFSVGGMFAVYEGYEKIKHPHEIEAWYWPVGVLIFAIIAEGFSFRTAIKESNETRGSLSWKEFIRRAKAPELPVVLLEDFGALIGLVLALAGVGLALGTGNGVWDGIGTLCIGVLLIIIAIVLAAETKSLLLGEAAGADQVEKIKAAVVDGDTVTAVIHMRTLHLGPEELLVAAKIAVQHDDTATEVANAINAAESRIREAVPIARVIYLEPDIYSEAAAAAGINPGKAPGGAPGDTPDTPTESGH, from the coding sequence ATGAGTGCGTCAGGCGGAACCAAGGCGATCGTGGCGGCACTCGGCGCCAACCTCGCGATCGCAGTGGCCAAATTCGTGGCGTTCCTGTTCAGTGGCTCGTCGTCGATGCTCGCGGAGAGCGTCCACTCGCTCGCAGACTCGGGCAACCAGGGCCTGCTGCTGCTCGGCGGCAAGAAGGCCCAGCGCGAGGCCACCCCCCAGCACCCCTTCGGCTACGGTCGCGAGCGCTACATCTACGCCTTCCTCGTTTCCATCGTGCTGTTCTCGGTCGGTGGCATGTTCGCGGTGTACGAGGGCTACGAGAAGATCAAGCACCCGCACGAGATCGAGGCCTGGTACTGGCCGGTCGGTGTGCTGATCTTCGCGATCATTGCCGAGGGTTTCTCCTTCCGTACGGCCATCAAGGAGTCCAACGAGACCCGCGGATCGCTCTCCTGGAAGGAGTTCATCCGCCGCGCGAAGGCCCCCGAGCTCCCCGTCGTGCTCCTGGAGGACTTCGGCGCGCTGATCGGTCTGGTCCTCGCCCTCGCAGGTGTCGGCCTGGCCCTCGGGACCGGCAACGGGGTCTGGGACGGAATCGGCACCCTCTGCATCGGTGTCCTGCTGATCATCATCGCGATCGTGCTCGCCGCCGAGACGAAGTCCCTGCTGCTCGGCGAGGCGGCCGGCGCCGACCAGGTCGAGAAGATCAAGGCCGCGGTCGTCGACGGCGACACGGTCACCGCCGTCATCCACATGCGTACGCTCCACCTCGGCCCGGAGGAACTGCTCGTCGCCGCCAAGATCGCGGTGCAGCACGACGACACGGCCACCGAAGTGGCCAACGCCATCAACGCCGCCGAGAGCCGGATCCGTGAGGCGGTCCCGATCGCCCGGGTCATCTACCTGGAACCGGACATCTACAGCGAGGCCGCCGCCGCGGCGGGCATCAACCCCGGCAAGGCCCCGGGCGGAGCCCCCGGCGACACCCCGGACACCCCGACGGAATCCGGCCACTGA